From the genome of Pelagicoccus sp. SDUM812003, one region includes:
- a CDS encoding multiheme c-type cytochrome, which produces MKIVKSLLLLYALMMLAFFGCGLNEEESISAGKRDDSGIPDWKDAETCRSCHSEVFDEWSASHHAGANRLVDPVRDADKFGVGELTDAAGRRYVAGERDGEFVLSERYEGGEFVEGKVDAIIGKTPLEQPLLSLPDGRYQAHAMAWDTERKEWFNVFGDEERLRGEWGHWTGQGMTWNSNCAWCHVTEYEKNYDPDTDSYASEWSRMGISCISCHSGMEEHVRSAVAGSGLVTVEPVSETAVLENCASCHSRREELTDSRFIAGDDYEDHFRLMLYDHPTAYFEDGKADEENFVYGSFMHSGMGHAGVSCMDCHNPHSAELTLPAENNATCIQCHSTGNMGATLIDLATHSRHRPGSGGDSCVDCHMPERTYMARDPRRDHGFTIPDPYMKKEFGVPTACTDCHAEESTEWLLERFDNWYGPSERINDLRARGHLLENAWEGEIESPDEILDRLEAAENPFWRASWLRMLRPFAQEQSVRNAAVRSLDAEHPLERDAALFLLGIREDAVGELLDGLEDESRLVRLQAAENLSERGVDLEGSVAAEHMDYLKANADRPSGALRLARVAAREGDADLTRRMVEVAVSFDRRNPALRYDASILLDRAGLPEAAIRHLRVAIGYAPRTALYRFSIGLLEAELGRLEKATQSMEAAVELAPENDRWHYNLAIVRARLGDREGAKDSLSSAIELAPENADYRSFMQNLLR; this is translated from the coding sequence ATGAAGATCGTAAAATCGCTTCTGTTGTTGTATGCGCTAATGATGCTGGCTTTCTTTGGCTGCGGCCTAAACGAGGAGGAATCGATTTCCGCAGGAAAGCGGGACGATTCCGGAATTCCTGACTGGAAGGATGCGGAGACGTGCAGAAGCTGCCATTCTGAGGTCTTTGATGAATGGTCTGCCAGCCACCATGCTGGGGCTAACCGTCTCGTCGATCCGGTACGCGATGCGGACAAGTTTGGAGTCGGCGAGCTGACGGATGCTGCAGGACGGCGATACGTCGCAGGCGAGCGAGATGGCGAATTCGTCCTGAGCGAGCGTTACGAGGGGGGAGAGTTCGTCGAGGGCAAGGTGGACGCGATCATTGGGAAGACGCCATTGGAGCAGCCACTGCTCTCTCTTCCCGACGGCAGGTACCAGGCGCATGCAATGGCTTGGGACACCGAGAGGAAGGAATGGTTTAACGTGTTCGGCGACGAGGAGAGGCTGCGCGGGGAGTGGGGGCACTGGACGGGCCAGGGGATGACGTGGAACTCGAACTGCGCCTGGTGTCACGTGACTGAATACGAAAAGAACTACGATCCGGACACCGACAGCTACGCTAGCGAATGGAGTCGCATGGGTATAAGCTGCATATCCTGCCACAGCGGCATGGAGGAGCATGTGAGATCGGCGGTCGCTGGCAGCGGTCTGGTCACGGTCGAGCCGGTCTCCGAGACAGCCGTGCTGGAGAACTGTGCAAGCTGCCATTCGCGCCGGGAGGAGCTTACTGACAGTCGGTTCATCGCGGGCGACGACTACGAGGACCACTTTCGATTGATGCTCTACGATCACCCCACCGCCTATTTCGAGGACGGTAAGGCGGACGAGGAGAACTTCGTGTACGGCTCGTTCATGCATAGCGGAATGGGGCACGCGGGCGTATCCTGCATGGACTGCCACAACCCGCACTCCGCCGAGTTGACCCTGCCCGCCGAAAACAACGCCACGTGTATTCAGTGTCACAGTACGGGGAATATGGGAGCGACGCTGATCGATCTCGCGACGCACAGCAGGCATAGACCGGGGTCCGGAGGCGACTCGTGCGTTGACTGCCACATGCCGGAACGGACCTACATGGCTCGGGATCCGAGAAGAGACCACGGCTTCACCATCCCGGACCCGTATATGAAGAAGGAATTTGGCGTTCCCACCGCGTGCACGGACTGCCACGCCGAGGAGTCGACCGAATGGCTCCTGGAGAGGTTCGACAATTGGTATGGGCCGAGCGAACGAATCAATGACCTGCGGGCGCGCGGCCACCTGCTAGAAAACGCCTGGGAGGGCGAAATCGAATCCCCCGATGAGATTCTCGATCGACTGGAGGCGGCGGAGAACCCGTTCTGGCGCGCGAGCTGGCTGCGAATGCTTCGGCCGTTCGCTCAGGAGCAGTCGGTGCGGAACGCCGCCGTGCGATCGCTCGACGCTGAGCATCCTTTGGAGAGGGATGCCGCGCTTTTCCTGCTTGGCATTCGAGAGGACGCCGTTGGCGAACTGCTAGATGGGCTCGAGGACGAATCGAGGCTTGTGAGGCTTCAGGCGGCTGAAAACCTGTCCGAAAGAGGAGTGGACCTTGAGGGAAGCGTTGCCGCCGAGCATATGGACTATCTAAAGGCCAACGCAGATCGACCGTCGGGAGCCCTTCGTCTCGCCCGGGTCGCCGCCAGGGAGGGCGACGCGGATCTGACGCGTAGAATGGTTGAGGTGGCGGTCAGCTTCGATCGGCGCAACCCCGCGCTGCGCTACGATGCTTCGATTCTCCTCGACCGGGCGGGCCTGCCGGAGGCTGCGATTCGCCACCTTCGCGTGGCGATTGGCTACGCCCCTCGAACCGCTCTATACCGTTTTTCAATCGGTCTGCTCGAGGCCGAGCTGGGACGGCTGGAAAAAGCGACGCAAAGCATGGAGGCGGCTGTCGAGCTCGCCCCTGAAAACGATCGCTGGCACTACAATCTCGCTATAGTGCGAGCGCGCCTGGGCGATCGGGAAGGGGCGAAGGATTCCTTGTCATCCGCCATCGAGCTGGCTCCGGAAAACGCGGACTACAGGTCATTTATGCAGAACCTGCTCCGCTAG
- a CDS encoding CHC2 zinc finger domain-containing protein: MKKIIKKSSIEALKQVASLTDLISDDVQLTRVGDYYVAPSPFVGTRPMTLCINPDVNRWRCKATGKHGDVIEYFKLAYRLPFIVAVEALAKRCGFRLEYEGPTGPFGGFPQAELPLEAA, translated from the coding sequence ATGAAGAAAATCATCAAAAAGAGCAGTATCGAAGCCTTGAAGCAGGTCGCGAGCCTGACGGACCTGATCTCCGACGACGTGCAATTGACGCGCGTGGGCGACTATTACGTCGCTCCGAGCCCGTTTGTCGGAACGCGTCCGATGACGCTTTGCATCAACCCCGATGTCAATCGCTGGCGCTGCAAGGCCACAGGCAAGCACGGAGACGTGATCGAGTACTTCAAGCTTGCTTACCGTCTTCCGTTCATTGTGGCGGTCGAGGCTCTGGCAAAGCGCTGTGGTTTCCGTCTGGAGTACGAAGGTCCCACCGGACCGTTCGGCGGCTTTCCCCAAGCGGAACTGCCTCTTGAGGCTGCGTAG
- the galK gene encoding galactokinase encodes MTVMKSNMQRVETLAEVERRFCVEWGALPSFFAIAPGRVNLIGEHVDYNMGWVLPAAIEKHVVLAANPNGGSRIRVRSSGFSELVSVDLGELHSRRESGWGRYVVGVLTVLAERGVDLKGFDGYLESTIPSGGGLSSSAALEAAVCQAALTVAGESMGEMEMAKLCQEAEHRFGGVPCGLMDQAAVFASREGSLLLMDCGEETVRHVPFDCEDWAIMILNTGVKHNLADGEYAVRRRCCEEAANLLGLPSLRSLEPSQLQETLSREDLNGELRRCIRHVVTENERVLRCVKSLRSGDMATVGRLLNESHESLRSDYRVSCRELDFVAKTLQDMDAVTGCRMTGGGFGGSCVAIVRSEEIRSVSEYAIRAYRKEYGGELDVFSSRPVGGSKVVFN; translated from the coding sequence ATGACAGTGATGAAAAGCAACATGCAACGGGTGGAAACATTAGCGGAGGTGGAGAGACGATTTTGTGTGGAATGGGGAGCTTTGCCTTCGTTTTTCGCTATTGCGCCGGGCAGGGTAAACCTGATCGGCGAGCATGTGGATTACAACATGGGTTGGGTTCTCCCTGCTGCAATCGAGAAGCATGTGGTGCTGGCGGCGAATCCTAATGGAGGTTCACGGATCAGAGTTCGCAGTTCCGGATTTAGCGAGCTGGTTTCGGTCGACTTGGGGGAGCTTCATTCTCGCCGAGAGTCCGGGTGGGGGCGTTACGTAGTCGGAGTGCTCACAGTCCTGGCTGAAAGAGGTGTGGACCTGAAAGGATTTGATGGGTATCTCGAGTCCACGATTCCTTCGGGGGGCGGACTTAGCAGTAGCGCTGCTCTCGAAGCTGCTGTTTGCCAAGCTGCTTTGACTGTGGCTGGAGAATCGATGGGAGAAATGGAAATGGCGAAATTATGCCAGGAAGCAGAGCATAGATTCGGAGGTGTTCCGTGTGGACTCATGGATCAAGCTGCCGTTTTCGCTAGTCGGGAAGGAAGCCTTCTTCTGATGGACTGCGGAGAGGAGACGGTCCGACATGTACCATTTGACTGCGAAGATTGGGCTATCATGATTCTGAATACGGGAGTTAAGCACAATCTGGCGGATGGGGAATATGCGGTTCGGCGACGTTGTTGCGAGGAAGCGGCGAACTTGCTGGGCCTGCCAAGTCTTCGTTCGCTGGAGCCGTCCCAACTGCAGGAAACGCTTTCTAGAGAGGACTTGAATGGCGAATTGCGACGATGTATTCGCCATGTGGTTACAGAGAACGAAAGGGTGCTGCGTTGCGTGAAGTCTCTACGCTCTGGAGACATGGCGACTGTGGGTCGCCTGCTGAACGAGAGTCATGAGTCGCTAAGAAGCGACTATCGGGTAAGCTGCAGGGAGCTCGATTTCGTAGCGAAAACGCTACAGGACATGGATGCTGTCACAGGTTGTCGAATGACAGGAGGCGGTTTCGGGGGATCGTGCGTCGCGATCGTTAGGAGCGAAGAGATCAGGTCCGTCTCTGAGTATGCGATCCGGGCTTATCGAAAAGAGTATGGTGGAGAGTTGGATGTTTTCAGCTCCCGGCCCGTAGGGGGCTCAAAAGTGGTTTTCAACTAG
- a CDS encoding SprT family zinc-dependent metalloprotease, producing the protein MVEQLKLNDLSVDLVRKRIKNVHLSVYPPTGRVRIAAPEEMNLETIRAFAANKLPWIRKQQRKQIAQKREPKREFLERESHYLWGKRYLLSLAEKKAKPKVELKHRKIALTIRPGASERKRQQVIEDWYRKQLADALPSIIVRWEKVIGATVSDWQVRKMKTKWGSCIPQNRKIIVNLELAKKPKECLEYIVAHEIVHLIEPTHNDRFKSMMNLYVPQWKEHRKVLNRIPVSHREWSY; encoded by the coding sequence ATGGTCGAGCAGTTGAAGTTGAATGACCTTTCGGTGGACTTGGTTCGCAAACGAATCAAGAACGTCCATCTCTCCGTCTACCCGCCAACGGGGCGTGTGCGCATCGCGGCTCCGGAAGAGATGAATCTGGAGACGATCCGGGCGTTTGCGGCCAACAAGCTCCCTTGGATCCGGAAGCAGCAGCGCAAACAGATCGCCCAAAAACGAGAGCCGAAACGAGAGTTTCTCGAACGCGAGAGCCACTACCTCTGGGGGAAGCGCTACTTGCTGTCGCTTGCTGAAAAAAAGGCGAAGCCGAAGGTCGAACTCAAGCACCGCAAAATTGCGCTGACGATACGGCCGGGGGCGAGCGAGAGAAAGCGTCAGCAGGTCATAGAAGATTGGTACCGAAAGCAACTGGCCGACGCGTTGCCATCGATCATCGTCAGGTGGGAAAAGGTGATCGGTGCCACGGTATCCGATTGGCAGGTTCGCAAAATGAAAACCAAGTGGGGTTCCTGCATTCCGCAGAACAGAAAGATCATCGTAAACCTCGAGCTCGCCAAGAAGCCGAAGGAATGCCTCGAGTACATCGTTGCACACGAGATCGTCCACTTGATCGAGCCGACCCACAACGACCGCTTCAAATCGATGATGAACCTCTACGTTCCCCAGTGGAAGGAACACCGTAAGGTTTTGAACCGAATCCCCGTAAGCCACCGGGAGTGGAGTTATTGA
- the galE gene encoding UDP-glucose 4-epimerase GalE: protein MKVLVTGGAGYIGSVATDALLQRGHDVVVFDNLQQGHREAVPLEARFVQGDLNCFKAIDQVVRCETPDAVMHFSANSLVGESMEKPFLYLNDNVVNALNLLKSMENHGVKRIIFSSTANLFSDPSEMPIDETERIVPGSPYGESKAIIERFLHWLSVTSGFRYACLRYFNAAGATERLGEDHNPELHLIPIILQVALGQRKEVKIFGNDYDTPDGTCIRDYIHVEDLIDAHILALGALESGNRVYNLGNGKGFSVKEVVESARRVTGHRIPCEIAKRRPGDPAVLVAGSDKIRNELGWSPRYADIDSIVESAWKWHKDNPNGYEGEKRQVR, encoded by the coding sequence ATGAAGGTGCTAGTGACTGGTGGCGCGGGGTATATTGGAAGCGTGGCCACGGACGCTCTTTTGCAGAGAGGACACGACGTAGTCGTTTTCGACAATCTGCAGCAAGGGCACAGGGAAGCGGTTCCCCTGGAGGCGAGGTTTGTGCAAGGCGACTTGAATTGCTTCAAGGCAATCGATCAGGTTGTTCGCTGCGAAACCCCCGACGCGGTAATGCATTTCTCGGCGAACTCACTTGTGGGAGAGTCGATGGAAAAGCCCTTCTTGTATCTGAACGACAATGTGGTGAACGCCCTTAATCTCCTGAAGAGCATGGAGAATCACGGAGTGAAGAGGATAATTTTCTCATCCACCGCCAATCTTTTTTCTGATCCGTCCGAAATGCCAATTGACGAAACCGAACGCATTGTGCCGGGAAGCCCATATGGAGAATCTAAGGCGATAATCGAGCGCTTCCTTCACTGGTTGTCTGTCACAAGCGGATTCAGGTACGCTTGTTTGCGATACTTCAACGCGGCTGGCGCCACGGAAAGGCTGGGAGAGGATCACAATCCGGAGCTTCACCTGATTCCGATTATATTGCAGGTCGCTTTGGGGCAACGAAAGGAAGTGAAGATATTCGGAAACGATTACGATACGCCCGACGGCACGTGTATCAGGGATTACATACACGTTGAAGATCTGATAGACGCGCACATACTTGCTCTAGGCGCACTTGAGAGCGGAAACCGAGTCTACAATCTCGGCAACGGAAAGGGCTTTTCGGTCAAAGAAGTTGTCGAGTCGGCTAGGCGAGTAACCGGTCATCGAATACCATGCGAGATTGCGAAGAGAAGGCCTGGAGATCCGGCAGTGCTCGTTGCCGGGAGTGACAAGATTAGAAACGAGCTGGGTTGGTCGCCTCGCTACGCGGATATCGATTCCATCGTAGAGTCGGCATGGAAGTGGCATAAGGACAATCCGAACGGGTACGAAGGTGAAAAGCGACAGGTTCGCTAG
- a CDS encoding UDP-glucose--hexose-1-phosphate uridylyltransferase has translation MNYEQQPHRRRNLLTGEWVICSPHRAARPWQGQLEDTARSKRPQHDPACYLCAGNARSGGKRNPDYQDTFVFENDFRALLDDEGHDEGDEKHPLLCSKLIRGTCRVVCFSPRHDLTLAQMSEAEISKVVQTWIDQTSELGQKYCWVQVFENKGAAMGCSNPHPHGQIWAMDDVPTVPNLEDENQFDYYRRNGSVLLSDYLETELKVEERLVCLNDDWAVLVPYWAVWPFETILLPRFKASRLTDLSFARVDSLSNILRNLLRRYDGLFNVDFPYSMGWHGAPFDGTAGEHWQVHAHFYPPLLRSASVRKFMVGFEMLGESQRDITPELAAERLRGVELEAASGKDCI, from the coding sequence ATGAATTACGAACAGCAACCGCACAGGCGAAGGAATTTGCTGACTGGAGAATGGGTTATTTGCTCGCCGCACCGAGCCGCTAGACCGTGGCAGGGGCAGCTTGAGGATACTGCTCGATCGAAGCGTCCTCAACATGATCCGGCGTGTTACCTCTGTGCCGGAAATGCTCGTTCTGGAGGGAAACGGAACCCTGATTACCAGGATACGTTTGTGTTCGAAAACGACTTTCGAGCGTTGCTAGACGATGAGGGCCATGACGAAGGCGACGAGAAGCACCCATTGCTTTGCTCGAAGCTGATTCGAGGGACGTGTCGGGTCGTCTGCTTTTCTCCCAGGCACGATCTCACGCTAGCGCAGATGTCTGAAGCTGAGATTTCCAAGGTTGTACAAACTTGGATCGACCAAACGAGTGAGCTGGGCCAGAAGTATTGCTGGGTTCAGGTCTTCGAAAACAAAGGGGCGGCGATGGGGTGCTCAAACCCCCATCCACATGGACAAATATGGGCGATGGACGACGTTCCCACCGTGCCGAATCTAGAGGATGAAAACCAGTTCGATTACTATCGCCGCAACGGGTCGGTGCTGCTGAGCGACTATTTGGAGACAGAGCTGAAGGTGGAGGAGAGACTGGTCTGTCTCAATGATGATTGGGCGGTGCTTGTGCCATACTGGGCGGTTTGGCCCTTCGAGACGATTTTGCTGCCTCGGTTCAAAGCCTCTCGACTGACCGACTTGAGCTTTGCGAGGGTGGATTCTCTTTCGAACATTTTGAGGAATCTCCTACGAAGATACGATGGATTGTTCAACGTGGACTTTCCCTACTCGATGGGGTGGCACGGAGCACCTTTCGACGGGACGGCGGGCGAGCATTGGCAGGTCCACGCTCACTTCTATCCTCCTCTTCTTCGCTCCGCTAGCGTCCGCAAATTCATGGTCGGCTTCGAAATGCTGGGTGAGTCTCAACGTGACATCACGCCGGAACTAGCTGCTGAAAGACTACGCGGAGTCGAACTCGAAGCTGCTTCAGGAAAGGATTGCATATGA
- a CDS encoding DNA-binding transcriptional regulator — protein sequence MKNIAILIETSLASGRAILGGISRYLHETNDWSIFHYTGPLGSLEPSSIDQWKGDGIIARISRSESLELVARKGVPIVDVLGNVIGSPYPVVSSHDAQIGELGASHLMEMGHRNFAFLGVENETWSNQRLIGFREHASAQSASSIQKLQLSTRDREPANWPSTLTKIENWLASCPVPLGLMIASDQFAPIAFEACRRRSIAIPEQVSIISVDNDSSFCDLCQPRLTSIEPNHNEVGYQAAKLLDQILHGSKPNSDPTRIPPLTIHRRLSSDFEAVDDPSLAKALQLIREKACEGISVEEIASAAGLSRSVLQRRFKETLGRTVGRSIQDVKLRRACDMLSFTTLPIIDVAIRSGFNYQEYLNQVFKRCLNTTPAKYRRKTNPSKLDLPGM from the coding sequence ATGAAAAATATCGCTATCCTTATCGAGACCTCGCTCGCTTCAGGGAGAGCTATTCTTGGCGGCATATCTCGCTACCTGCACGAAACCAACGACTGGTCTATTTTTCATTACACAGGCCCACTTGGTTCCTTGGAGCCAAGCAGCATCGACCAATGGAAGGGCGACGGCATTATCGCGAGAATCTCACGGTCGGAATCACTAGAGCTAGTTGCTCGCAAAGGTGTACCGATAGTCGATGTTCTCGGAAATGTCATTGGATCACCTTACCCGGTTGTGAGCAGCCATGACGCACAGATCGGCGAACTGGGGGCTTCTCATCTCATGGAAATGGGACATCGGAATTTCGCTTTCCTCGGAGTAGAAAATGAAACCTGGTCCAACCAAAGACTGATCGGGTTCAGGGAACACGCCTCAGCACAGTCGGCGTCTTCGATTCAAAAGCTTCAACTCAGCACTCGCGACCGCGAGCCGGCTAACTGGCCCAGCACACTAACCAAAATCGAAAACTGGTTGGCCAGCTGTCCTGTTCCTCTTGGATTAATGATCGCGAGCGACCAGTTCGCACCTATTGCTTTCGAAGCTTGCAGGCGACGATCGATCGCTATCCCAGAGCAAGTAAGCATCATATCTGTAGACAACGATTCGTCTTTCTGCGATCTCTGCCAACCACGATTGACCAGCATAGAGCCAAACCACAACGAGGTGGGGTATCAGGCAGCCAAGCTCCTCGATCAGATATTACACGGTTCAAAACCAAACAGCGATCCTACACGAATTCCGCCTCTGACTATCCATCGAAGACTCTCGAGCGATTTCGAAGCCGTCGACGACCCTTCGCTAGCGAAAGCGCTCCAACTGATCAGGGAGAAGGCATGCGAAGGGATCTCCGTTGAGGAAATCGCTAGCGCCGCTGGGCTTTCACGCAGCGTCCTTCAGCGTCGATTCAAAGAAACTCTCGGAAGAACCGTTGGACGGTCGATTCAGGACGTCAAACTCCGACGAGCCTGCGACATGCTTAGCTTTACTACCCTGCCCATAATAGATGTCGCGATCCGGAGC
- a CDS encoding metallophosphoesterase, whose translation MKVTLISDTHTMHDRLPPLSGDVLVHAGDFYDLAECRDKKLKRLNAWFAKQDFQVKLFVPGDHDIPVFKSWRAGKNYLSEATLLVDSVYEYEGVHFYGSPWVPNADGYAFAMEDERIEETWSKIPLETDVLITHVPPFGALDDGPFDRGLGCRVLRRKVREVRPCCHVYGHIHWSSGYQKLGGTRFVNSSYVNQLRFNEPRVFEITRSFGGRLDASPI comes from the coding sequence ATGAAGGTGACATTGATTTCCGACACGCACACGATGCACGACAGGCTTCCTCCGCTTTCGGGCGACGTGCTCGTCCATGCGGGCGATTTCTACGATTTGGCCGAGTGTAGGGACAAAAAACTAAAGAGGCTCAATGCGTGGTTCGCGAAGCAGGATTTCCAGGTAAAGCTATTTGTTCCTGGGGACCACGACATTCCCGTTTTTAAAAGCTGGCGTGCTGGAAAGAATTATTTGAGCGAGGCGACGCTACTCGTGGATTCAGTTTATGAATACGAAGGCGTGCACTTTTATGGTTCGCCATGGGTGCCCAACGCCGATGGCTACGCATTCGCCATGGAGGACGAGCGAATTGAAGAGACATGGAGCAAAATACCGCTTGAGACGGATGTTCTGATTACGCATGTGCCGCCATTTGGTGCACTCGATGACGGTCCTTTCGACCGAGGATTAGGCTGCCGTGTTCTGCGGCGAAAAGTTCGCGAGGTGAGGCCGTGTTGTCATGTCTATGGCCACATACATTGGAGTAGCGGCTACCAGAAGCTTGGTGGAACGCGATTCGTAAACTCCTCTTACGTGAACCAGTTGCGATTCAATGAACCTCGAGTTTTCGAGATTACGCGAAGCTTCGGAGGGCGGTTGGACGCCAGCCCTATTTAA